The genomic DNA CATAATATTAAGGATAAATAAgatggctgggtgctagtggctcacacctggcaatcctagctactcaggacactgaaatttgaggattacagttcaaagccagtttgggcagaaaagtccttgtgacttTTTTCCAAGTaatcacctaaaaaccagaaatggagctatggctcaaagtggtaaagctctagctttgaataaaaaagcttagggacagtgtctaagtcctgagttcaagccccagtatcaactaaaaaataatagataaacTCATGTAAAATAGGTGTGATATAAGACCTTCCTTAGATCTTCTAGGTCTGAGGTTATAAAACTAAACTGATTGTgtatgagagggaaaaacaggTACATTCTCTGGCTcttaattaagaaaaatgttcTGATATCATTGGACGAGATACCCTATTGACATTGCTAGAATCCAACTCTGCCCAGTGTTTATATTTTGTCAGTTGTTAGTTTACTGTTATGTGGATGAACATCTTCATCCACATAGACTCCTGAAGTAGCCCAACCTcccttgtttttcagataaagaaACTAGCAAGAGTCCAGTATATGAGACGAGATTATGGGAATATTGATTTTGTTGCCTGATGGTTTTATGCCAGCACACTATTCCTTAATAAAAATGTAAGGATTGTTTCTGTTATACATTGGTATTGCTACAAGTGTTTGGCTGTACTTCTCTAAAGTGGAAATGCAATTTATAGTATTTAATATGTAAACAATTTACGCACAAGTTTTTCAGGTATAAAAGACAATACAGACACTGaatatttggggttttgtttttggtttgttttctgttttggttttggtgctgggtattgaacccagggcctcgcacATGCTATGCAAGTGCTTTTACCACTGAGTGACCTCAGCCCAAAGAGAAGCTAGCTGAATGTTTTCTTGATTCCTTAAATATTGGGAAGGTAAAATGCATGTCCTTGTTTCATTCCTAAATTGGGAAACATAGTTAAATTGATGCTTTGGTCTGTCTTTTTCAGCACAATGTAAGAGGGGTTGTATCTATGGCAAATAATGGCCCAAATACCAATGGATCTCAGTTTTTCATCACCTATGGCAAACAGCCACATTTGGATATGAAATATACAGTATTTGGAAAGTGAGTATTTCACTTATGGTTTCTTTGGTATGTCACTGCATATACACGGTGGTAGTATTGAAAAGAGGAGTATAAATACGTTCCTGGTGTTTGAGAGCAACACTTCTCAGCCTTGTGGCCATGAGGAAGTTATAACCTTGGCacctcattttcttgttttacaaTCAGTAGTAATACATGCTTTCATTAAGAATAGCATTTGGTCCGGGAGCCAGTGTCTTATTCCtgtatgcctagctactcaggaggctgagatctctgagtatagaggttggaagccagcccaggcaggaaagtcgcttatctccaattaaccaccaaaaagccagaaatggagttggcCTTTAGTACTAAAGCTCAGGGTAAGCAcccagcctgagttcaatccccaggactagcacacgcaTAAAAAATTGCATTTGGCCTAGATATAGGGATTGatttacatctgtaattccagatcCTCATAAGGAAAGATTGGAAAGACTGTtgttcaaggtcagccagggcaaaataaatgaataaaaagttaATGAGAATACTTCCTTTAAAGTAACAGTTGGTTGAGGTGACATGCCTGTAATACAGCTGCATGGGAAGTATAGTGGGAGAAATAGTGCTGGCTCTGGCTCAGACAAAAACCACCAGACCAGAACGAAACAGTAACTAGGGGCTAGGGGCTTAAGTGGCTAAGTATTTGACTAACAGCAGGCCCTTAATGTAGCCACACCTTGCccacaaggaaggaaaggatatGATGTTTTTCTCACATAGATACACTGCACCCTCAATAAAATCAGGGTTATGGGAGTAAGAAAGAATGGATTTTAGGGAGATGTTCCACAATCTCTGCCAAATTTTACATTGAAAGCATTCTTCCTGAGAGCTGTTTTTCTCAAATTACGGGAAGTAAATATGTTCAATAAATACTAGTCCTCCTCAGTAATCCCAAAAAACACAATTCTATGGAATGGGTTTTTTGAAACGGGCTCTGACTATGTAGCCTACATTGGTTTTAAACTCAGTTCTAGGCCTGTGTCTGGCTAGAGTTTGTTTAATTTAGATGTTAAAGTAGCTTAAAGAAATCTAGCTTTTAAAATTGTTCCATATAAATACGTTatacattattattaataaattaagaaaatattagcacaactaATAATCTATTTTTGGcaggtgccagtcctaggacttgaactcagggcctgggtgctaacaCTAGTGCTATACCTCAtaacccatagctccacttccagctttttggtagtttttattggacataagagtgccATAGACTTTCCTAACTGGCTGGCAAGcctttgtcctcagatctcagcctcctgagtagctaggattatagacttgaaccACCCATGCCCACCCTAAAAATCTTATGTGTATGCTGATAATCCctgttctctttcattttctcctggcCAATTCTGGCAAAGTTAGccagaccctatcttaaaaaccaCATAATTGAACAAGGGGACTGGGAACATtctcaagtggcagggtactTTCCTCTAGCTGGCTATTTCGCTACCGTTTGTAGCTTCTGTTACTATATGGATGCTACAGAGTACAATTTTAGCACTTTGGTGGGAATGTTGCTACCTCTTCATGACTAATGGTATAAATAGGAAGttttaatttctgaattttaacCCATGTCTGTGGCAGAAACTCCAATCATTATGTTGTATATTCAACTGGAGAATTCAAAGAACAGAAAGACATGGTCCTTTCTTTTTGAAACTATAATTTCTTCTATAGttgcttttaaactttttattaagtagttgtataaagaggttaCCGTTctataagtcagattatgagtacagtgcatcctgatcagtgctactccttccatcattttcctccatttccccctcccgtccctaccctcaagttacacaaTTCAATTTTTAGGTAATGTGCAGTGAATATAATGACAGCATTTGTTCCCCCTTCATCCCTTTTTTTCGTATTATATTTCAGTCTGAGAAAATTGTCATATTTTGCACTGCTTCTCTTTCAGAGTGATAGATGGTCTGGAGACTCTGGATGAGTTAGAGAAGTTACCAGTAAATGAGAAGACATACCGACCTCTTAATGATGTGCACATTAAGGATATAACCATTCATGCCAACCCATTTGCTCAGTAGCTGGAATAGCCAGGGCAATGCCTGGCAAACTGTTCCTGGGAACACACCCATTGTGGTTTACCCAGTTTGAAGCATGTCAGAGACATGTCATCATGCTCATTTATAGGGAAGATCATCTGTAAGCTGTTTCATACCAGAGGGCGCCCAACAGcttctttccttattctttttttttttttttcaatggtgctggtcctggggcttgcctgagctctgggcctggctgctgtcctttgagcttttgtgctcaaggctagggctctaccactagagccacagctccctttctggtttttggtggctaactggagataagaaacttttctgcctggaacaGAACACTTTCAAAGAGTTTATACTTAAGGCCTTTACCTTGCCAGACTAGTTCTATAccgcttgaaccatgcctccagctctgctttttgttggttatttttggaggGAATTCTCTTGGGTTTTTCTACTTGGATTGGCCTTGGACTTTGCTCTTCTAGATTGCTGTCTcctgataggattacagatgtgagccaacagtaCCCAGCCTAATTAATGTTTTGGTTCTTTTATCTCCAGTCTGAGATAGCTTGTGTCCTCTTGTTACCATTTATACTTTCCACTAAACTAAAGTCCTTGTTAGACCAATGACTTCACATTTTGTTTCATCATGCTAGTCATTTTGGTTTGTAAAATTATAGCTACTTTTTGGCCAAAGTTTGTCTTGCCAGTTCTTATAACTCATCTTCTCTAAacagcttttgttgttttgttttaactgcCAATACAGGTGCTTCAACTAAGGGCCCTCAAgctcttgctcagtttgctttACCACTTGCTCTACTAACTTGAGCCATCCCACCagccttggctttttgctggttaattggaggttaattggagtcttgtgTAATTTGctacctgagctgacttcaaaccacattcctcagcctgctgagtatataggattactGGTATAAGCTCCTGGAACCTAGCTAGTGTCTTTTTGAGATCATTCTTGAGGGGCCTTTACCAGTGTTTTTGTATTTACTGGCATTTCCCCAAATTTTATTCTAAactcttccgtgtgtgtgtgtgtgtgtattttattctaaactcttccgtgtgtgtgtgtgtgtgtgtgtgtgtgtgtgtgtgtgtgttccctgtCCCTGTCCATCTatcccccaatcctggggcttgaataagggcctgggtgctgtccctgagcttttttgctcaaggctggtggtttaGCTCTTGAGCCCAgctttacttcctgctttttgtagCTAATAGGAAGTGAGAATcacttgactttcctgcctgggcttgcttcaaacagcaatcctcagatttcagcatcctgagtatataggtttacaggcatataagccactagtacccagctccatttctttttttcatggtgCCAATATGATGACTTGTGTAGGTTCTTTAGAGCTTATTCCTACAAGGTCTTCCTTAGAGTTGCATGGCTGCCATTTGTTTTGCTCTAGCCACCACCCTAGTGCTTTCTCCTTTAGTCTTTACAATCATTATCAGCTTGGGCCACCTGGCCTGGCTGAGGGATATGTCCTTAATACCTTGTAGCAACTTGTCATGTGCCCAAACCACAAAAAGTTTCCTCCTCCCAAACAGCCCTCTCAGTATTTTTCCATTGATGCACCAAAAAAGCCTCTGTAAGCAGTGATGAACTCTAGCTTCTCTTGGAGAAACCTCTGCAGATTTCTCTTCCCAAAAGACCTGTGCTGACCTTgaaccttctctctttctctccatgccCTTTTCAGTGTGATGTTCTGCTCAGCTAAAGGAAGGTGTACTGGTTGCCCATATTGGGCTTAGTGCTGTGTTCAGGAAGGTCCAGGTCCAGATCAATGATTTCTCACTGCTTAGAGTTGTCTGGTTCACGTGTAGAACACTAGTGATTGGGTGTTAATACTTTACTCTGTATAAATTAACAGAAGGTGTAACTactaaaaaaactaaaatgatgagaagcctgtttttcttctctttgtaagGAGCATAATATAATTACATATCTAGGCCATAACCCTCCGGCTGGCCACCTTTTTGTTGAGTAAgcctgtttatttttatatatatattttttttgccagttctggggcttgaactcagggcctgagcactgtccctggcttctttttgctcaaggctggcactctgccacttgagccacagtgccacttccggctttttctatatatgtggtgctgatgaatcgaacccagggcttcatgtatacgaggtggcactttaccactaggccatattcccagcccagtaatccTGTTTATATTTACATGTTGTCTCTATTTTCTCTTGACTTCTTTACCCCGCAACTGAGGGACAAGAGACCCAATGGCCTACatgtcttaaaatatttattctcatAAGAGAATTTAAGAAAAGAGTTGATTTAGAGTAAATTCTCAAGTTGCCAGGTAAGAGCTGGGAGTATAACTTAAAGAGGGAACACATGTGTCCGAGCTGCATGATAGTCATGGTTTCACACGACCTGCCCAcccttatttttattatgtgtgctaataaaatatctttaaaataagcaaagaaaactgggctcttgcctgtaattccaaGACTGAAGAGGCTGAAGCTGACTCAGGGTACTCACACACACTGTtacagggtttgagggaggggagtccccgtccctccaagagtctatcactcagagacagtcttaagcaaaaagatggatttattggggaagtaaaaagtgaattgaccagccagggacacagcacagacttgggagctgaactgcgacagtgaaaagtgggctgactggccagggacacagtgcagacacaggagctgccaccgtgaccccgagcagtcctcaaattggggtttataaaggtaaaagcatagcacagatgtagggggttgacagggggtagagcaagcaacaaacaagttaagccacttacagaagcagaattttgggggtcaggttgacataataatcaagatgcagtcagctctactcccccccaacatttcctactatgtttccctaatcaagatggagtcagctgtagtCCCTACAACAACACTAAGTATTCTACCAAAAGACACATCCCCAGTCCCTAGTgtatgattttatatattttctactACATTTGGAATTAATACGtgagaatgttttttaaaaataaattattataagggtgatttacagagggggttacagttacataaatcaggcaatgaatactttttaaaatttcttccagTCCTGAGAACTCTCGGCCTGTGCtcctgagtttttgctcaagagtagcactgaATCAATTGAACCATCACATCGCACCACtcctggctctttctgtgatgaattgaagagtctcagactttcatgcccagcctggcctcgaaccatgatcctcaggtctcagcctccctgcCTAGTTtaccttttttccctcctgtccctacccataagttgtgGCTTGTGAGCATAATGTCTAGTGACTACCACTGCCCACTGctactgaggattttttttttcttgtcagtcatgggccttgaactcaggattttctttttctttctttttttttgccagtcttggggcttggactcagggcctgagcactgtccctggcttcctttttgctcaaggctagtactctaccacttgagccacagctcccttctggacttttctatttatgtgtttctaaggaaccaacccagggcttcatgcatgtgaggcaagcactctaccgctaagccatattccctgtcctactcaggattttttttttttttttttttttggccagtcctggggcttggactcagggcctgagcactgtccctggcttctttttgctcaaggctagcactctaccacttgagccacagcgccacttctggccattttctgtatatgtggtgctggggaatcaaacccagggcctcatgcatatgaggcaagcactcttgccactaggccatatccccagccctcaggattattatttttttttaagtgaccaaGTAGATAAGGTGTCAGGATCAGCAATTTGTTAAGTCAGATGGTTATTATTCAAAAGTTGTTTCCTGAATATGCTTGTTCCTTCTTAAGGATCTCCAATTTTTTCACtgttaaaaagcaaaaatagctGGGTATgtgtggttcttgcctgtaatctacTACCCTAACTCAGTAAATTGGAATGTCCTGTTCCACCTGTAGACCTGAGATTTCATGGTTCCAAAACAGTGCAGGCAGACAAATGCCAGGTGCTAACCAGtaaaaatctgtaagtggaggtggctcaggtggcagaacacTATCCTTGGACAAAAAACTGAACAAGAGCTTCAaatccctgagtttgagcctcagaaCTAgtacaaaaaaaccaacaaaattcAGATTTTGGGTTTTTCTGCGGACTCAAATGGATTTTAGTGTCTTGAAAGATGATATTAGGATGTGGAAAGTTGCTGGTTAGAACATCACTTTTGGTGGCTCAAACCTTAATCCCGACTTCTTAAAACTATAAACTGAGGATCTGAGTATAGATGAaaccagccctgggcagaaaaaccgAGGAGAatccatatccaattaaccagtaaaaaggttggaggtgtgacttgtagtagagtgctacctgtgagcaaaaaaagcagagcaagagcctgaggctgtgagttcaagccttgatacCAGTACAAAAATCAAACACTATTCAAGGGCTAACACCTGGACGATAGGAGAAAATTATATCCCCCAAATAAAGACTACCCTAGGCAGCTCAGGATTCAGAGGCACTATGGAAAGAAATGTAGATGCAGGAGACAGTGTTCACGAAAGCAATGTGCTGAGTGTATTTTTGTCATCCATTGTCTGTTTTCTTCCTTGGGGTAGCAATCTGTTTGTTAATTCCTGTAATTCTTTAGACAAACATAGCATTTCCCTACAGATTAAACATTCCACTTAATTTTTTGGACATTTTTTGGCTTGTCTTTTAAAAGTATACAagagaaaatgtaattaaaatattaagatatTCCTAAATTCTCTTCTGAATTCAATCTTgtaatggccttttttttttcttttgctggtcctggggcttgaactctgggcctgggtgctgtcccagagcttttgtgctcaaggcttgagccacagttccatttctggctttttttgtaatttatcagAGATCAGGGCCTTCccaactttcccacctgggctgacttccaacagcaatcctcagatctcagcttccagagtagctaggattaaaggtgggaACCATCCCACCCCCACCGCCCTAGTAATGCCTTTTGAGTCATTTTCCCACACTCCTACCTTTAAGTAAATAACAGGCCAACCCTTGCTCACATTTGATGCTATCTGAACACCAGCTAGGTGTCTCTAGCTCTGAAAAAAATACCTAAAGATTACTGATGAAGTGTGTCAGAGCATCAGTGTTTACTAGTTCCTTTTCCTTAAACTGATTTAAGTTAGTGTATTAGCCTTCAAGTGGTTTTCTTTTGAATTAACACGTGaaacctgtggctcaagctcGTAAGGTACTCTAGAGGCTAAAGTCAGAttatcaaggtttaaagccaagcagagcaggaaaagcccttgagattctgatctccaattaaccccaaaaagCCTGAAGAGGAGCTGAGGCTCTATAGCTGGAGTGCTGGATAAGCACTGTGCAGGATAAGCCCCTGTGCTGGATAAGGGCCCAGGCTTGGGAATACCCGTAGGCATCGGGGGGAAAACAACTTTCCCAGGAGCAATTTGCAAAGTAAATGAAGGGTTAAATGAAAACGACTCTGTTCTGAGGTGTTAGCCTGTTTGTGTCTACATCAAAATataaatgaccctgagcatgctTAAGATTCAGGAAAtggtttgtttgtgctaaagctgttGAGCTGCCAATTCTTTAACAACCCtaaagccagactccctacagcgcttgtaaattcctagaacaaagctgTCTTCAAGTCAAGCTACTCTGTGCTGTGCAGGGCCTTGGGAAGGACTGCACTAAGTATGAGATAAAAGGACATTAAAAACAGAGCCAGACTGTCAATCACCCCACTTGGCAGGACGTCCAGCTTGTGGGAACCCAGACAGCCAGGAAACTTCCTTGATAACCTTTGACTCCCCTAGGacgcccctagccccgagccaatcagccttcagtccataccctaattctgcccaaacacttggttgctgtaaatttcgtagtttttgcctttataagccctgtaggaatccagctcagggcttcctccctatctccaCTGCGTCGGTGTaagggacgaggcccgagttgcagctcgcctgaataaagccttgcttttgcatttcgaaagGTcgggctcttggtggtcttcttggtgggtcTCTCTCGACTTGGGCATTACTCAGTTTAAAATACGTTAAGAGCTACATTTGCAGCTTTACATCGTTTCTCATAAATGACTGTTTTGGGTCCGATCTGATTGGGCCCCTGACAAGAAAAATGGCCCTGTTTTTAACAGTTCACTTCCTCTTAGCCATAAATGGTGAAATGCTGCTTAAGTCTATAATACAATTTCCTACTACAATCACTTCTTCAACTTTTAAAACCTTCGGAAAGTCTTTATAATCTAATTTCTGTGCACGAGATACGCAGCCATGAAAAACCAGTTTTAAGGTCTTAGTAAAAGCCGAAACCAAGCCTTTATTAACTGGGAGCGACTTGATCCCGGAAGTGCCATCTTGCCTCCGAATTCCCGCATTTTTCCTGGCTTCTGGCATTCAGAGATTCCGTCTTCGGTGAGCGTGGGCGAACCCCGAGCTTATGACTAGTTAGTTGCCATCAGCCCGGACTAAACCTGGGTTTCTTTTCCTCTCGGTTCCCCACGCCCAGGACCTGCTGTTTGTGCACACAGGCCCCGACCCTGGCTgcctgcgcgcgcgcgcacactgcGCCAAGTGCAGCTGggggctccgccccgcccctgcgcAAGGCTCGCC from Perognathus longimembris pacificus isolate PPM17 chromosome 4, ASM2315922v1, whole genome shotgun sequence includes the following:
- the Ppil3 gene encoding peptidyl-prolyl cis-trans isomerase-like 3; its protein translation is MSVTLHTDVGDIKIEVFCERTPRTCENFLALCASNYYNGCIFHRNIKGFMVQTGDPTGTGRGGSSIWGKKFEDEYSEYLKHNVRGVVSMANNGPNTNGSQFFITYGKQPHLDMKYTVFGKVIDGLETLDELEKLPVNEKTYRPLNDVHIKDITIHANPFAQ